CGACTTCGGTCTCAAGCCCATGCGCCCCGGGCAGGACGAAGACTTCCACGACGTCATCGCGGATCGCTACGAGCGGCGGCCAACGATCATCACGAGCAATCTGGACTTCTCGGAATGGAACGACGCCTTCCACAACAAACTGCTGGGGGCAGCCACTCTCGACCGGATCAAGCACGGCGCCTATCAGATCATGCTGGACGGCAAGAGCTACAGGACTCCTCGCATGGATGTTTCTCCTTGCAGAGGCGACTCATAAACACATAACTAGACGAGGTCGTCCGAGCGAAAATCTCTCACTTTTGCTGGCTTCATTAGGGTGCCGATCGGTGGCTCCATTAGGGTGCTGATCAACATTCTTCCAGGGCGACGTAGTTTTTCGCCTCAAAGCGCGGGGTGCAGATGGCCAGGAAGATGAGGTCGCAGGCGCTGGTGCAGGTGATGCGCTGTCTGCAACCGGCGGGAATGACGACCACGTCGCCGGGGGCTACGCTTTGCGGCGGCAGGTCGCCGATTTCCACCAGCCCCGTTCCTTCAAGGATCACGTAGCGCTCCAGCGTATCGCGCAGGGCGTGCCAGACCGTGGTGCGTCCCGGTTCGACCCGGGCGCGGGCCAGGGACGCGGCCGGGTCATGGTCGCCGTTGGAGAGTTCGGTGATGAAGCACCCTTCCCGGAAGTGGTATTCGCTCTTTGGATTGAGCTTCAGAATGCACGGCTGCATGGCTATCTCAGGATGAAACCGCTGATTTTAAGGTCTTTGGCCCAGGTTTTCCATGCGCCGCTTAGGAAGTTGGCGGTCATGGTCTTCGGGTTGAACAGAACTTTGGCGTCCAGGTCCAGGTGGCATTTGCGGTCAAAGTTGGTGTGGCTGAAGCGCAAGGTCCAGGTGCCGTCCGGGTTCGGGCAGGCTTCTTCCACGTAGCCGAGGTGGCCGGTGGGCATCTTGCGGCGCGTGTTGACACCGATGACCATGATGGATCCGGCCTTGGGGATGGACGTGGTGGCTTTGTTCTTGCGCGCGCACTTGAACCATTCCACGGGGCCGGTGTCGCCCAGACGGCAGGTCATGATGCCGCTGCGGCAGCGGGCGTAAGGCACGCATTGCGGCTGGCAGCGGCCGGTTACGGTCTTGCCCTTTGAATTTTTGGTCGTCTTGCCGGGCTGGAGCTTGAAGCAGTCCGCCCGGTTCTGGTCGGGACTCACTGTCTCGCATTCAAGACAAGGCGGCTCTTCGGCGGACTCAGGCTTGAGTCCGGGTTTGGCTTGCGGTGCCACGGACGGTTTGGGGATATCCGCAGCCGGCGGAGCTTTGGGGATATTCGTCACGCTTTCGCCGTGCATCCGGGCGGGTTGCGAAGGCTGGGGGACGGTCTTTGCGCAGCCAAAGAGCATCGACAGGAAAAAGACGAGGAAAAGCGGAACCGTTTTGGCGGAAAAAGGCATTGGAAACTCCTGAGGCGGGGGTGTGATTGCCGGGCCTGATTATGCGCAAGGCAGAACCGCGTCAATCGGGTTCCGGTCAGGTGCCGGGCGAATTTCGGACAAAAAAAAGCCCGTCGGTGACGGGCTTCCTCATGATCGAACAGTCCGCTTAGTAGCGGGGGCGGCTCTCACGGGGCTGAGATTCGTTGACTTTCAGGGTGCGGCCCTGAAGATCGGTGCCGTTCACTGCCTGGATGGCCTTGCGGGCGCCTTCGTCATCCATCTCGACAAAACCGAAACCGCGTGAGCGGCCGGTGGCGCGATCTTCGATGACGTGAGCAGAGGTGACTTCGCCGTACTGGGAAAACAGGGACTTCAGGTCGGCATCGGTGGTCGACCAGGACAGATTTCCAACGTAGATGTTCATAGACTAGACTATAACTCCGAAAAAAAAAGGTAAGAAAAATGCGGATATTTCGGCTGGAAACAACTACCAGCTGGCCCGCACCAGCGCCACGTTCACTTCCCATGAAATGGCATGACGCTTCAAGACTTTTTTATTAATTAGTAGTGGGCTGTTCGCCTGTCAATATTTTTTTAGGATTGCATCGCGTGTGGCCGGACTCAAAGAGGGTACATGATTGTGCCCCGGGCCATTCCGGGCGGGTGCGAAAGAAGAAAGGGCTGAAGCAAACGCGGTCCTTGCGTGCGTAAAAAAAATCGCCGGAAAGGGCTTTCTTTATTTTTTTTCAGCTTGATTCGTGTGCATCCGCGAATTTTTGCACCACGGTGCCGACCAGGATGAAGGCCAGCCCGACCAGGGTGGATGCGTAGATGGTCTCGCCAACCAGGAAATGAATTATGAAGAGGGACAAAAACGGAGCCAGATAAATCAGGTTGCTGACCTGCGCCGTGGTCCGCGACAGGCGCAGGGCCGACATCCAGAGGACGAAGGTCACGCCCATCTCGAAGACGCCGATATAGACCGCGCCCAGAAATCCTGGTCCGTTGGGGATCAGCGAAATGCCGGACAGGAGTGCCCACGTCCCGGTATAGATCGTACCGCAGCAGAAATTGAGCAGCAGGCGCAAGGTCGGGTCCATGGTATCCCTGACTCCGAAAATCCAGAACAGGGCCCAGATGACCGTGCTGCCCATGGCCAGAGCAAAGCCCAAGGGGTTTTCCATCTCAAATCCCAGCAGATCGCCGTGGGTGGAGATGATGAGCGCTCCGAGATAACCGAGGCCCATGGCCAGAATCTGCAGGCCGCGCAGGCGCTGCCCAAGGAGCGGGATGGCCAGGAGGCTCATGGTGATGGCCCAGGTGTAGTTGATGGCCTGGGCTTCCTGGGCGCGGAGCAGGTCGTAGGCGCGGATTAGCACAAGGTAGTAGAGGAAGGGGTTGAGGCCGCCCAGGAATAGCGAGAAGCGGGCTTTCTTGAATGACAGCCGTGTCAGATCTCCCATCTTTCCCTGGAGGGCCAGGATCAGGAGCAGGACCAGCGCCGAGGTCAGGCTGGCGTAGAAGAGTAGCGGCTCCGGCCCGAGGTGGCGCAGTGACAGCTTGAAGGCCGTGGCCACGGTCGACCACAGGCAGACCGCTGCAAGTCCGCAAATATACGCTTTCTTCTGGTTCTTCTGCATTTCCATGGGGGCCGGTGATGTGTTGCGGTTTTTGAAAAATGAATATACCGATGTACATGTCACAATGCTGCAAATCATTCGGCATTTGGAAGTGTTGTGCCGCACAATGAACTGGTTTTGGCCACTTGAAAAAGCAGGTCGGCCTGGGCGGTTCATGGTTACTTGTGGGGGAACCTGAATTTTTGTCAAACGTTTTCATGAGGATGAACAACATGCTGAAACGCGCTGCTTTTGTGATCGCCTGCCTTCTGTGCATGGCTGCCGGTCCGGCCTTGGCCGAGGAAAAAGTCCTGTTGAACGGCATTGACGCCAACTATCCTCCGTTCGCTTACGTCGATCAGAGCGGCAAGCCCAGCGGCTTCGACGTGGAAGCGGTGGACTGGATCGCGGCCAAGATGGGCTTCAAGGTCAAGCACGTGCCTGTGGACTGGGATGGCATTATCCCCAACCTGCTGGCCAAAAAGATCGATTTCATCTGCTCCGGCATGACCATCACCGACGAGCGCGCCGCGCAGGTCAATTTCACCGCCCCCTACTGGGAAGTGAAGAACGTGTTCGTGACCAAGAAGGATTCCGCGCTCAAGGCCGAGGAAATCTATGGTCAGGAGCTGACAGTGGGCATGCAGGCCGGTACTTCCGAAGCCAAGTGGATGGCCGACGAGAAGGAAAAGCAGGGCTGGAAGTTCACCATCAAGCTGTATGATTCCGCTCCCATGGCCATCGAAGACCTGGTCAACGGACGCCTCGATGCCGCCGCCATGAACTATCCCCCGGCCCGCGACGCCGAGAAGAAGCGCCCCGTGCAGATCGTCGGCATTTTCGGCGAAGTTGAGCCTTTTGGCGCTGCCGTGCGCAAGGAAGACAAGGAACTGCTCGACACGCTGAACAAGGGCTTCGAACTGCTCAAAGCCGATCCCTACTGGGAAGAACTCATCGCCAAGCACCTGAACAAGTAGTCCGACCGTTTTTTGAAACCTCGGGAAGGCCTGGCAATGCCCCGGCCTTCCCGTTTTTTTGCCAAGCCACGCCAAGGATTCAGCCCTGATCATGAACGAAACCGTCACCGTCCTGCTGGACGCCATGCCATATGTGCTGCAGGGCGCGACCGTCACTGTGATCGCAGTGGTCGGCGCAATGTTTTTGGGTCTTTTTATCGGCGTGCCTCTGGCCGTGGGGCAGGTTTACGGCCCGTGGGCGGTGCGGACGTTATGCGGCCTTTACGTATGGTTTTTTCGCGGCGTGCCGATTCTGGTGCTGCTTTTTCTTTTCTATTTCGGGCTCTTCAACCTTGTGGGGCTCAATCTGAACGCAGTGGCGGCGGCCACCATCGTGCTCGGCATGACCAGCGGAGCTTATCAGT
This DNA window, taken from Desulfomicrobium sp. ZS1, encodes the following:
- a CDS encoding ABC transporter substrate-binding protein, yielding MLKRAAFVIACLLCMAAGPALAEEKVLLNGIDANYPPFAYVDQSGKPSGFDVEAVDWIAAKMGFKVKHVPVDWDGIIPNLLAKKIDFICSGMTITDERAAQVNFTAPYWEVKNVFVTKKDSALKAEEIYGQELTVGMQAGTSEAKWMADEKEKQGWKFTIKLYDSAPMAIEDLVNGRLDAAAMNYPPARDAEKKRPVQIVGIFGEVEPFGAAVRKEDKELLDTLNKGFELLKADPYWEELIAKHLNK
- a CDS encoding cupin domain-containing protein; this encodes MQPCILKLNPKSEYHFREGCFITELSNGDHDPAASLARARVEPGRTTVWHALRDTLERYVILEGTGLVEIGDLPPQSVAPGDVVVIPAGCRQRITCTSACDLIFLAICTPRFEAKNYVALEEC
- a CDS encoding DMT family transporter, translating into MEMQKNQKKAYICGLAAVCLWSTVATAFKLSLRHLGPEPLLFYASLTSALVLLLILALQGKMGDLTRLSFKKARFSLFLGGLNPFLYYLVLIRAYDLLRAQEAQAINYTWAITMSLLAIPLLGQRLRGLQILAMGLGYLGALIISTHGDLLGFEMENPLGFALAMGSTVIWALFWIFGVRDTMDPTLRLLLNFCCGTIYTGTWALLSGISLIPNGPGFLGAVYIGVFEMGVTFVLWMSALRLSRTTAQVSNLIYLAPFLSLFIIHFLVGETIYASTLVGLAFILVGTVVQKFADAHESS
- a CDS encoding RNA-binding protein; protein product: MNIYVGNLSWSTTDADLKSLFSQYGEVTSAHVIEDRATGRSRGFGFVEMDDEGARKAIQAVNGTDLQGRTLKVNESQPRESRPRY
- a CDS encoding CHAP domain-containing protein, producing the protein MPFSAKTVPLFLVFFLSMLFGCAKTVPQPSQPARMHGESVTNIPKAPPAADIPKPSVAPQAKPGLKPESAEEPPCLECETVSPDQNRADCFKLQPGKTTKNSKGKTVTGRCQPQCVPYARCRSGIMTCRLGDTGPVEWFKCARKNKATTSIPKAGSIMVIGVNTRRKMPTGHLGYVEEACPNPDGTWTLRFSHTNFDRKCHLDLDAKVLFNPKTMTANFLSGAWKTWAKDLKISGFILR